CAATGACTAAGTTATGAACTTTCTTAATGTACTGAATGATTGAATCAGTCAGTTCATCTCCAGCAATGCGTACTGATTCGCTGATTACCGTACCTTGAAGACTCAGCACTGCAACTTCTGTTGTCCCACCACCAATATCGATGATCATGTTGCCAGTTGCTTCGGCAACAGGTAGTCCTGCACCAATAGCCGCAGCTACAGGTTCATCGATTAAATAAACTTTTCTTGCTCCTGCTTGGTGAGCTGCATCCATCACAGCTCGCCTTTCTACTCCTGTGACACCACTGGGAATACCAATGACAATTCGGGGTAAAATTAGAGATTTGCCTTCATTTACACGCTGAATAAAGCTTTTCAGCATCAGCTCGGCTATATCGAAATCAGCGATTACACCATCACGCAAGGGGCGGAGGGCAATCACATTTCCAGGTGTGCGGCCGAGCATTTTTTTGGCTTCTTCTCCTACTGCTAGTGCTACCTTTTCGTTGACATCGATAGCAACTACAGAAGGCTCTTGCAGTACAATACCTTTACCAGATACATAAACCAGGGTGTTAGCAGTACCGAGGTCGATACCCATATCCCACGATGTGCGAAAGTTCCTAAAAATACCCACGCTTCTCTAAGCCCCCTATGTGCGATACTTCTTGACTACAACGGTAAGAGTGGATTCGATTATGTTTGTATCCTGAGTTCAGCAAACTAAACTATATTTTTATATGATTCCCAGGAATATTTACTATGTCTCAGGCCCTTGTTTTTTGATATTCTCTGGTTCGCTTAGTATATCCGTATACTTTTATGTGTTTCTCCAAGTAGTTATGTATAATTTTTCAAGTCCACTATATTGTTAACTGTTTAACACATTATTTTCAAGTGTTTCACAATTCGCTATGATGAAAGTCGGAATTAACAAGTACACCTGTACTGAAAGGTAAAACCTATGAGTATCAATATTGTCACCCTTGTTGGCCGTGTAGGCGGCGACCCAGATATAAAATATTTTGAGTCTGGTAGTGTTAAGTGTAGATTGACACTAGCGGTAAAAAGGCGATCGCGCAACAGCGACGAACCTGACTGGTTCACTCTGGAATTATGGGATAAAACGGCTGAAGTAGCAGGTAATTATGTGCGTAAAGGCAGCTTAATTGGCATTAAAGGTTCCTTAAAGTTTGACACATGGAGCGATCGCCAAACAGGAGCAAACCGTTCTACACCAATTATTAGAGTAGACCAACTGGAATTATTAGGCTCTAAGCGCGATGGAGAGGGCGGTGGAGATATGTCTTCAGAACATTTTTAATTAATTGGGAATTGATTATTAGCCCTTTGCCCTCACAAATGACAAAGCGCAAAGTCTGAGCGCCGGCTTCCGGCGATCAGAACTTTGTAAGAGAGGACTAATGACAAATTACTAATAACTAATTTGTAACGTCACCGATGCTTCTACTTCCTGTTCACCACCAACAACAGGAGTGGAAGAATCAGCTACCTTGGCAGCTTCAGCCCGTAAAAACATGGGTGGTGGAGGCGCACTAGCATTATTAACTTGAATGCTGACTATTTCTTTGGATTTGAAACCCAAAGCACTGAAAACAGCATCAGCTTGCTGTCGGGCATCTTGGGTGGCTTCTTTTAATGCTTGTTTTTGAGCAGCTGCGATCGCTTCATCATTCGCAACAAAACTAATACCATTAATTTGCGTTGCACCTGCTTTCACTGCATCATCTAATAATGTCCCAGCTTTCTCTGTGGGAATGCGAAAACTTACGGTGTTATTGGCA
The Nostoc punctiforme PCC 73102 genome window above contains:
- a CDS encoding rod shape-determining protein, which gives rise to MGIDLGTANTLVYVSGKGIVLQEPSVVAIDVNEKVALAVGEEAKKMLGRTPGNVIALRPLRDGVIADFDIAELMLKSFIQRVNEGKSLILPRIVIGIPSGVTGVERRAVMDAAHQAGARKVYLIDEPVAAAIGAGLPVAEATGNMIIDIGGGTTEVAVLSLQGTVISESVRIAGDELTDSIIQYIKKVHNLVIGERTAEDIKIRMGSAYPTHDDNDAMMEIRGLHLLSGLPRTVTIKGPEIRESMLEPLSVIIEAVKRTLERTPPELAADIIDRGIMLAGGGALLKGIDTLISHETGIVTHIAADPLCCVVLGTGRVLENFKQLERVVTESSRNM
- a CDS encoding single-stranded DNA-binding protein — translated: MSINIVTLVGRVGGDPDIKYFESGSVKCRLTLAVKRRSRNSDEPDWFTLELWDKTAEVAGNYVRKGSLIGIKGSLKFDTWSDRQTGANRSTPIIRVDQLELLGSKRDGEGGGDMSSEHF
- a CDS encoding SIMPL domain-containing protein, which produces MTRAALPGSQFPSGNLWKILPLALLVCATFVLPALAQEKEKMWRTLSVSGRGVETIPTTLAQVSLGVEIQGKTAEEVQQEAARKSSAVVAFLKSQNVEKLQTTGIRLNPVYSYTNNVQRITGYAANNTVSFRIPTEKAGTLLDDAVKAGATQINGISFVANDEAIAAAQKQALKEATQDARQQADAVFSALGFKSKEIVSIQVNNASAPPPPMFLRAEAAKVADSSTPVVGGEQEVEASVTLQISY